Part of the Micropterus dolomieu isolate WLL.071019.BEF.003 ecotype Adirondacks linkage group LG22, ASM2129224v1, whole genome shotgun sequence genome is shown below.
TGACTTAGGGAGGACAAATAAATGAGTGTAGTGAGCTAAAAGGTGAAGGTTCATGAGGCAGACGTGGATGGGAACAGAGAGTGAGACTTGTAAAGGGTTAAGCATGTGAAAATGCGTGTCTGTGTTAAACCTGTCACCACGAAGGAAAAGCTGAACTTCTTGGAAACCTGTTGACAAAGCCTCATGCGGTGAAAGGAATGTATTCCAAATATGGGTGAAGTCTGCtggggtgtctgtgtgtgaaacagATTTCACTCCTCACCTCTCCAGAGAAACTGTACTTCCCCTTGAGTATCTGCCGGTAGAGCCTCATGCGGTTGTCGTCCTCGAAGGGCATGGTTCCGCTCAGCAGGATGTACGATATCACCCCCAGCGCCCACATGTCTACAGCGTTTGTATAGGGCTTCCTGACCAGGATCTCAGGGGCAATGTACTCTGGCGTGCCGCAGGTGGTCTTCATCAGACACTCATCGCCCTTCTTTCTGCTACTGGCCAAACCAAAGTCAGTGATGATGATCTTGGAATCGGCTCCAGGGTGGTAGTAGAGCAGGTTCTCCGGTTTCAGGTCTCGGTGAGTGATCCCCAAAGTGTGGAGATACTTGACGCCGTCCAGGACCATCTGCAGCACCCGCGTGGCGTCCCGCTCTGTGAAGGAGCCGCGAGCTATGATCCGGTCAAAGAGCTCTCCTCCGGTGGCCAGCTCCATCACCATGTAGACACGTTCTGCCGTCTCAAAGACCTCCATCAGCTGGATTATATTGGTGTGACGAACGCGTCGCAGAACGCACAGCTCTGACTCGCacacctccctcccctcccgGTAACGGGTCTCGATCATCTTGATTGCATAAGGCTGCCGTGTGCTCTTGTGTTCTACGCGAACAACACGGCTAAAACTCCCGCGACCTATCAGAGCTTTGATGTCGTACTTGGCTGTGACCCGGGGGTCAAACTTGGCTCGATATTTTGCCACCTTTTTCCGCTGAGGGTCCGACAGTTCGGATGGGTCCTTAGGGGGCTGAGCGGAAGCGGCGGGAGTGGCAGCTTGGGCCTGATATGGGGAGGTGGAGTCAGCCTTGTTACCTCCCCCTCCACCGGCCCCACCCATCTTACTCCTAGTGCCATCCCCTCGAATGAAGTGCTTATAGATATCTGTCTGAGGAGGATCAACctgaaaaatacagaacatCACAGattcaaattacaaaataagataaaacaaAAGAGTACAACAACAAAAGCTGATTCAATTTCTGTGGAGAAAGGAAGATAATATCAAATCAACTGTCATACATGCATATTAGCTGAtagtattttgttttacataagCACATTAACATAAAATTATCTTGATATGGACCCCTTATTTGTTTGTGACTACAATACACACACTTACCAAGACATTTTAGagttattaaataaacaaacggACAAACATAATGGTGATACTGTTtctaaaatactttaaaacctAGTCTGGCAGTTCTCTACTACAATTTCTTGTTCCTTATTGGTCGACAGGATATATGTGCAATAGCCTCATTCGTCAGATATTTCGGTCTGGCCCGATTAATCAGTCTGGCTTTAATAGTTAGACTTTAACCTGTGTGCAGTAGGGGTGCGAAACAATTT
Proteins encoded:
- the pskh1 gene encoding serine/threonine-protein kinase H1 homolog, whose translation is MGCRNSKVLPEPPGDVHLDLVKKVDPPQTDIYKHFIRGDGTRSKMGGAGGGGGNKADSTSPYQAQAATPAASAQPPKDPSELSDPQRKKVAKYRAKFDPRVTAKYDIKALIGRGSFSRVVRVEHKSTRQPYAIKMIETRYREGREVCESELCVLRRVRHTNIIQLMEVFETAERVYMVMELATGGELFDRIIARGSFTERDATRVLQMVLDGVKYLHTLGITHRDLKPENLLYYHPGADSKIIITDFGLASSRKKGDECLMKTTCGTPEYIAPEILVRKPYTNAVDMWALGVISYILLSGTMPFEDDNRMRLYRQILKGKYSFSGEPWPSVSNLAKDFVERILTVDPSERLTAGQALKHPWIVSMAAASSMKNLQRCISQNLLKRASSRCHSTKSSQSTRSSRSTKSNKARRVREKELRELNRRYQQQYNG